A region from the Rheinheimera mangrovi genome encodes:
- a CDS encoding alpha/beta fold hydrolase yields the protein MPEQLALCTKPVARLLLSHGAGAPVQSEFCTLLAEQLAKQHIEVWGFNFAYMQKTLAGTRQLPPKMPVLMAELLEQIQLMPTDLPLVIAGKSMGGRVATLLAASDLVPTQVKAGIAFGYPFHPPKKDSWRTEHFVDLKRPVLVLQGERDPFGSSDELAGKSWPLLDIKWLQSGDHDFSPLKKSGFSQQQLIAQAANISRSFINECILEN from the coding sequence ATGCCAGAGCAATTAGCCTTATGCACCAAGCCTGTTGCCAGATTGCTGTTATCTCATGGCGCTGGTGCTCCGGTGCAATCAGAGTTTTGTACGCTTTTGGCAGAGCAACTGGCTAAGCAGCATATCGAAGTCTGGGGTTTTAACTTTGCTTATATGCAAAAGACGCTGGCAGGTACAAGACAATTGCCACCAAAAATGCCGGTATTAATGGCTGAACTGCTAGAACAGATACAGCTGATGCCAACAGATTTACCTTTAGTTATTGCAGGTAAGTCAATGGGCGGCCGTGTTGCCACTCTGCTTGCTGCATCTGACTTGGTACCAACGCAAGTGAAGGCGGGGATAGCTTTTGGTTATCCTTTTCATCCGCCGAAAAAAGATAGTTGGCGAACAGAACATTTTGTCGATTTAAAAAGGCCTGTATTAGTGCTGCAAGGAGAGCGTGATCCTTTTGGCAGCAGTGATGAGCTGGCAGGAAAAAGCTGGCCTTTGCTAGATATAAAGTGGCTACAAAGTGGCGATCATGATTTTTCGCCACTCAAGAAATCAGGTTTTAGCCAACAGCAGCTTATTGCACAAGCGGCTAATATCAGCAGGAGCTTTATTAATGAATGTATTCTGGAAAATTAA
- a CDS encoding transcriptional regulator GcvA encodes MARRLPPLNALKAFETAARHLSFTKAAEEMFVTQAAISHQIKALEDHLGLKLFMRKNRSLLLTEEGQSFFLDIKEIFLQLHEATEKLLARGAKGSLTVSLQPSFAIQWLVPRLSLFSEEHSDIDVRIKAVDSDEGSLTDDVDVAIYYGRGNWRNLHADKLHTEYLLPVCSPLLLNGSKPLKDVADLRHHTLLHDGSRQAWKDWFVSQGIKNFNVNQGPIFSHTAMVLQAAIHGQGVALAHNVMARPDINSGRLIVPFHHVLLSKDSHYLVCRENQTELGKIVAFRQWMAKQVELDQQDFAEQHFNNSTPD; translated from the coding sequence ATGGCTCGGCGCTTACCCCCATTAAATGCGTTAAAGGCTTTTGAAACTGCGGCCCGTCATTTGAGTTTTACCAAAGCGGCTGAAGAGATGTTTGTAACTCAGGCTGCTATTAGTCACCAGATCAAAGCGCTGGAAGACCATTTAGGCTTAAAGCTGTTTATGCGAAAAAACCGCTCTTTGCTGTTAACTGAAGAAGGTCAGAGTTTCTTTTTAGACATTAAAGAAATTTTTTTGCAGCTGCATGAAGCGACTGAAAAGTTATTGGCCCGGGGTGCAAAAGGCTCGCTCACAGTAAGCTTGCAGCCAAGTTTTGCCATTCAGTGGCTGGTGCCACGTTTAAGTTTATTTAGTGAAGAGCATTCCGATATAGATGTACGGATTAAAGCGGTCGACTCAGACGAAGGTTCGTTAACAGACGATGTCGACGTGGCGATTTATTATGGCCGTGGCAACTGGCGTAATTTACATGCCGACAAACTGCACACTGAATATCTGCTGCCGGTCTGTTCACCTTTGTTATTAAACGGCAGCAAACCACTAAAAGATGTAGCGGATTTACGCCACCATACCCTGTTGCACGACGGTTCACGTCAGGCCTGGAAAGACTGGTTTGTTAGTCAGGGTATTAAAAACTTTAATGTGAATCAGGGGCCCATTTTTTCGCATACAGCTATGGTGTTGCAGGCGGCTATACATGGTCAGGGTGTGGCGTTAGCGCACAACGTAATGGCAAGGCCCGATATTAACTCAGGCCGATTAATAGTGCCGTTTCACCATGTATTGCTGAGTAAAGACTCGCATTATCTGGTATGCCGTGAGAATCAGACTGAGCTTGGTAAAATTGTCGCTTTCAGACAGTGGATGGCGAAACAAGTTGAGCTGGATCAGCAGGATTTTGCTGAACAACATTTTAATAATTCGACGCCGGATTAA
- the ppnN gene encoding nucleotide 5'-monophosphate nucleosidase PpnN: MHVQLNPLGAMALLSQLEVDRLKNNTSSDAFSLFRNCCLAVLNVGSHTDSSSEIYDQFKNFDVNLLARERGIKIELFNPPESAFVDGQIIRGIQEHLFAVLRDILFFHTQLTHANRLDLQNSDHITHTVYDILRNARVIDSAVEPNMIVCWGGHSINEAEYKYTKEVGYQLGLRGLDICTGCGPGAMKGPMKGATIGHAKQRNTKGRYLGLTEPSIIAAEPPNPIVNELVILPDIEKRLEAFIRVAHGIIIFPGGAGTAEELLYLLGIMLHEKNKDQKLPVILTGPQQSAAYFAELASFIEQTLGKEALDLIEIIIDNPAEVARRLKQGCAEVRQYRKSCGDAYHFNWTLHIAPDFQHPFAPTHQNMASLDLHLEQDKAKLAAHLRRAFSGIVAGNVKDEGIRAIKQHGPFKLSGEPALMNLMDKLLQAFVAQGRMKLPGSKYEPCYQILN; this comes from the coding sequence ATGCATGTACAACTGAATCCGTTGGGCGCTATGGCGCTTTTATCTCAACTTGAAGTTGACCGCCTGAAAAACAACACCAGCTCTGACGCCTTTAGCTTATTCCGTAATTGTTGCCTTGCCGTATTAAACGTGGGTAGTCATACCGACAGTTCCAGCGAAATTTATGACCAGTTTAAAAACTTTGATGTGAATTTATTAGCCCGCGAACGTGGCATCAAAATTGAGCTGTTTAATCCACCGGAAAGTGCTTTTGTTGACGGTCAGATTATCCGTGGTATTCAAGAGCATTTATTCGCAGTGTTACGTGACATTCTGTTTTTCCATACTCAGCTGACCCACGCTAACAGACTGGATTTACAAAACAGCGATCATATCACTCATACGGTGTACGACATTTTGCGTAACGCCCGCGTCATAGACTCAGCAGTAGAGCCTAATATGATTGTCTGCTGGGGCGGCCATTCTATTAACGAAGCTGAATACAAATACACCAAAGAAGTAGGTTATCAGTTAGGTTTACGCGGCTTGGATATTTGCACAGGCTGCGGGCCAGGCGCGATGAAAGGCCCAATGAAAGGCGCTACTATTGGCCATGCCAAACAGCGTAATACCAAAGGCCGTTACTTAGGTTTAACTGAACCAAGCATTATTGCTGCCGAGCCGCCAAATCCTATAGTGAACGAACTGGTGATTTTGCCTGATATCGAAAAACGGCTGGAGGCTTTTATCCGTGTGGCTCATGGCATTATTATTTTCCCTGGTGGTGCAGGCACAGCGGAAGAATTGCTGTATTTACTGGGTATCATGCTGCACGAAAAAAACAAAGATCAGAAGCTGCCGGTGATCCTGACTGGACCACAACAAAGCGCGGCTTATTTTGCTGAACTGGCCAGTTTTATTGAACAAACTTTAGGTAAAGAAGCGCTGGATCTGATTGAGATCATCATAGACAACCCGGCCGAAGTGGCTCGTCGTCTGAAACAAGGCTGCGCTGAAGTACGACAATACCGTAAGAGCTGTGGTGATGCTTATCACTTTAACTGGACCTTACATATAGCACCTGATTTCCAGCATCCTTTTGCACCAACTCACCAGAATATGGCGTCTTTGGATCTGCATCTGGAACAGGATAAAGCAAAACTGGCAGCTCATCTGCGCCGGGCTTTTTCAGGCATAGTGGCTGGTAATGTGAAAGATGAAGGGATCAGAGCTATCAAACAACATGGTCCATTTAAGCTGTCAGGTGAACCTGCATTAATGAACCTGATGGATAAGTTGCTGCAAGCTTTTGTTGCTCAGGGCCGGATGAAGTTACCAGGTTCGAAATATGAGCCTTGTTATCAAATTCTGAACTGA
- the xni gene encoding flap endonuclease Xni — MAHLLLLDGLNLVRRLYAAQERPFHNSPAPYSEATGQQLLHNTAEQLQQIAVKLTRQFKPSHVLAVFEVTHLNWRTQLYPAYKADRLPMPEHLQIALPVLKQKLSDVGIQSFQMPDQEADDVIASLAMTMRQHQQQVTIVSTDKGYLPLLAQGVVVYDHFNRQQHSNETVQQKFGVLPEQLVRYWSLVGDKTNNISGLTGIGPKTASELLKLGPDIKTALAHPDCPAKLKDKIMASRAELQLFMQILSLKTDLQLGLNLQQVRFTAC; from the coding sequence ATGGCACATTTGTTATTACTCGACGGACTAAACTTAGTCCGTCGCTTATACGCTGCACAGGAAAGACCTTTTCATAACTCCCCTGCCCCATACAGTGAAGCTACAGGCCAGCAACTGCTGCACAATACCGCAGAACAGTTACAACAAATTGCAGTTAAGCTGACGCGGCAATTTAAGCCAAGCCATGTATTGGCTGTATTTGAGGTCACTCATCTTAACTGGCGCACACAGCTCTATCCGGCCTACAAAGCAGACCGGCTGCCCATGCCAGAGCATCTGCAAATCGCTTTGCCTGTGTTGAAGCAAAAACTATCTGATGTTGGTATCCAGAGCTTTCAAATGCCAGATCAGGAAGCTGATGATGTGATTGCAAGTTTAGCCATGACAATGCGCCAACATCAGCAGCAAGTCACTATAGTATCGACGGATAAAGGTTATTTGCCCTTGCTTGCACAAGGAGTGGTGGTGTATGACCATTTTAACCGTCAGCAACACAGCAATGAGACAGTGCAGCAGAAGTTTGGCGTATTACCAGAGCAGTTAGTCCGATATTGGAGCCTGGTAGGAGATAAAACGAATAACATTAGTGGTCTGACAGGTATAGGGCCAAAAACGGCCAGCGAACTGTTAAAGCTGGGGCCAGATATTAAAACGGCTCTGGCACATCCGGATTGTCCGGCCAAACTCAAAGATAAAATTATGGCGTCTCGTGCTGAACTGCAGTTATTTATGCAGATCTTAAGTCTGAAAACTGATTTACAGTTGGGGCTGAATTTACAGCAAGTGCGTTTTACAGCATGCTGA
- a CDS encoding glutathione S-transferase family protein: MYQLYYSPSTASMAPHILLEELSVPYELVLTDTATGSHKKADYLALNPNGTIPTLVDQGQVVFETAAICLHLVDCHPEKNLFPAPGTLQRAEAYKWLIWLSATLQSTLVVYFYPERWVSSEQTTADVKRHAQQKAQGLLEQMDKHLASHCSPWFLGEEFSLIDIYAMMLCRWTRHFDDKKARDYPFIALWVQKVLARPAVQKVMDYDGLVKPYV, translated from the coding sequence ATGTACCAGTTGTACTATTCACCAAGCACCGCCAGCATGGCGCCCCATATTCTGTTGGAAGAACTATCTGTACCTTATGAGCTGGTATTAACAGACACAGCAACAGGCTCACATAAAAAAGCTGACTATCTGGCGTTAAACCCTAATGGCACTATTCCAACCTTAGTCGATCAGGGTCAGGTTGTTTTTGAAACTGCAGCTATTTGCCTGCATCTAGTCGACTGCCATCCAGAAAAGAACTTATTCCCAGCCCCCGGCACTCTTCAACGCGCCGAAGCTTACAAATGGCTGATTTGGTTATCTGCCACCTTACAAAGCACTTTAGTAGTGTATTTTTATCCAGAGCGCTGGGTAAGTTCGGAGCAAACCACAGCAGATGTAAAACGTCATGCCCAGCAAAAAGCCCAAGGCTTGCTGGAACAAATGGACAAACATTTAGCCAGCCATTGCAGCCCATGGTTTTTAGGTGAAGAGTTTTCACTAATAGATATTTACGCCATGATGTTATGCCGCTGGACCCGTCACTTCGACGATAAAAAAGCCCGCGATTACCCTTTTATAGCCCTCTGGGTACAAAAAGTATTAGCCCGCCCCGCGGTGCAAAAAGTGATGGATTATGATGGCTTAGTTAAGCCTTATGTTTGA
- the rlmM gene encoding 23S rRNA (cytidine(2498)-2'-O)-methyltransferase RlmM, with protein MKQLLLYCRSGFEKECAGEIQDKASQQGVFGFCKLSKDAAFVIFEAYDSDALAAFYRDYDFTNLIFARQWFLLVEDLLQLNPADRITTVVESALAAELSAFGEIRVEYPETNDGKTLSTLARKLTVPLRQSLRKAGVLLQKENSRAAVLHLFLLSGSSAYLGISYPENNSPLENGIMRLKFPSDAPSRSTLKLEEAFIQFIPKDEWDSRLTSGMRAVDLGACPGGWTYQLVKRSMMVTAIDNGMMAQSLMDTGQVKHFQVDGFKFSPDKKNVYWLVCDMIEKPQRVGQLVCDWLINEWCQESIFNLKLPMKKRYETVVEVLEMMQQKLDEAGLDVEFQAKHLYHDREEVTVHVRKF; from the coding sequence ATGAAGCAACTTTTGTTGTATTGCCGTTCAGGTTTTGAAAAAGAATGTGCTGGCGAAATTCAGGATAAAGCGTCGCAGCAAGGAGTGTTTGGTTTTTGCAAACTGAGCAAAGACGCAGCTTTTGTCATTTTTGAAGCCTATGACAGTGATGCTTTGGCTGCGTTTTACCGTGACTATGACTTTACGAACTTAATTTTTGCCCGCCAATGGTTTTTGCTGGTGGAGGATTTACTGCAATTAAACCCGGCTGATCGCATCACTACAGTGGTTGAATCGGCTTTGGCTGCAGAGTTATCGGCCTTTGGTGAGATCAGAGTGGAATACCCTGAAACCAATGATGGCAAAACTTTATCGACTTTAGCGCGTAAGCTCACAGTGCCGCTGCGTCAATCGTTGCGTAAAGCAGGCGTCTTACTGCAAAAAGAAAACTCCCGTGCCGCTGTACTGCATTTATTTCTGTTATCCGGTAGCAGCGCTTATTTGGGTATTTCTTACCCTGAGAATAACAGCCCGCTGGAAAACGGCATTATGCGGCTGAAGTTTCCATCTGATGCACCCAGTCGTAGTACGTTAAAGCTGGAAGAAGCATTTATTCAGTTTATTCCAAAAGACGAATGGGATAGCCGTTTAACCTCTGGTATGAGAGCTGTGGATTTAGGCGCTTGCCCAGGTGGCTGGACTTATCAGTTGGTCAAACGCAGTATGATGGTGACTGCTATAGACAACGGCATGATGGCGCAGTCTTTAATGGACACTGGCCAGGTCAAACACTTTCAGGTCGATGGTTTTAAATTCAGCCCAGATAAGAAAAACGTGTACTGGCTGGTCTGCGACATGATTGAAAAACCTCAGCGTGTGGGGCAGTTGGTTTGTGATTGGCTGATCAACGAGTGGTGTCAGGAAAGTATTTTTAACCTGAAACTGCCAATGAAAAAGCGCTACGAAACTGTGGTTGAAGTGCTGGAGATGATGCAGCAAAAGTTAGACGAAGCAGGGCTGGATGTAGAGTTTCAGGCCAAACACTTGTACCACGACCGCGAGGAAGTGACAGTGCATGTGCGTAAGTTTTAA
- a CDS encoding oxidative damage protection protein, which translates to MSRQVFCVYLQKEAAGLDFQLYPGELGKKIFDSISKEAWALWQSKQIMLINEKKLNMMNLEHRKLLEEQMQQFLFEGKEVQIEGYVPKAN; encoded by the coding sequence ATGTCCCGTCAGGTATTTTGTGTTTATTTGCAAAAAGAAGCAGCAGGTTTAGATTTTCAGCTGTACCCGGGGGAGCTTGGCAAAAAAATCTTCGACAGTATCAGCAAAGAAGCCTGGGCTTTATGGCAGTCGAAACAAATTATGCTGATCAACGAAAAAAAGCTGAATATGATGAATCTGGAACATCGTAAATTGCTGGAAGAGCAGATGCAGCAATTTTTATTTGAAGGCAAAGAAGTACAGATCGAAGGTTACGTACCTAAAGCCAATTAA
- a CDS encoding DUF423 domain-containing protein, which produces MNVFWKINSSLAAFYGAVTVGSAAALMHLWRGTIATDQLAVLLSAGFILAFHAVALLALSAFDKLQQQSPWLSRICACAMQIGLWLFVYTLVAGVFKLPLHFSALAPLGGQLLILSWLALAISPWIRK; this is translated from the coding sequence ATGAATGTATTCTGGAAAATTAACAGCAGCTTAGCGGCATTTTATGGCGCAGTGACTGTCGGTTCTGCCGCTGCATTAATGCATTTATGGCGTGGCACTATAGCTACAGACCAACTGGCTGTGCTGTTAAGTGCGGGTTTTATTTTAGCTTTTCATGCCGTGGCTTTATTGGCCTTATCGGCCTTTGACAAGCTGCAACAACAAAGCCCATGGTTAAGCCGCATCTGCGCTTGCGCCATGCAAATAGGGCTTTGGTTATTTGTTTATACTCTGGTAGCTGGTGTATTTAAGCTGCCTTTACATTTTTCAGCTTTGGCGCCTTTGGGTGGGCAGTTGCTAATTTTAAGCTGGCTGGCTTTAGCCATCAGCCCTTGGATCAGGAAATAA
- a CDS encoding DUF3192 domain-containing protein: protein MMKVKTLAFLFAGLLLYVGLTCTTLLFYKDDPDQMNWQDREAFNTKYIYKLDLTKAISRDQVIDYLGGPDITEAKNQQQQIYQVLYYRTHRTKTDGITTRDECTAILFKNQQLIAIGETAVEQYNQLD from the coding sequence ATGATGAAAGTAAAAACCCTAGCCTTCCTATTTGCAGGGCTACTGCTGTACGTAGGTTTAACCTGCACTACGTTGCTGTTTTATAAAGATGATCCTGATCAGATGAACTGGCAGGACAGAGAAGCCTTTAACACTAAATATATTTACAAACTGGATTTAACCAAAGCCATCAGCAGAGATCAGGTGATTGATTATCTGGGCGGACCTGATATTACTGAGGCGAAAAACCAACAGCAGCAGATTTATCAGGTTCTGTATTACCGCACTCACAGAACTAAAACCGACGGCATCACCACGCGTGACGAATGCACAGCTATTTTATTTAAGAACCAACAACTTATAGCTATAGGCGAAACCGCAGTAGAGCAATACAACCAACTGGATTGA
- a CDS encoding isocitrate dehydrogenase — translation MSSQTITVIKGDGIGPSIVEAAIQVLDKVGCNFNYEYVEAGLTALETTGELLPQTTLDAIARNKITLKGPLTTPVGEGFTSINVTLRKKFNLYSNVRPVISFKGTKARYENIDIITVRENTEGMYSGAGQIVKNEGELAEAMSVVTREGSERIVEFAFELARRENRKKVTIVHKANILKSTSGLFLKTAREVALRYPDIQASEMIVDNACMQLVMNPQQFDVIVTTNLFGDILSDLCAGLVGGLGMAPGANIGKDCAIFEAVHGSAPDIAGKNLANPSSVILASIQMLEYLGMKDKAEKILAALTDVIASGDRTTRDLGGSHGTTDFTAAMLERL, via the coding sequence ATGAGTTCACAAACTATTACGGTCATCAAAGGTGATGGCATAGGTCCAAGCATAGTCGAAGCCGCTATCCAGGTTCTGGATAAAGTAGGCTGTAACTTTAACTATGAATATGTTGAAGCTGGCTTAACGGCGCTGGAAACTACTGGTGAATTGCTGCCACAGACCACGCTGGACGCTATTGCCCGTAACAAAATCACTTTAAAAGGCCCGTTAACTACGCCTGTAGGCGAAGGTTTCACTTCAATTAACGTGACCTTACGTAAAAAATTCAACCTGTACTCTAACGTACGTCCGGTGATTTCGTTTAAAGGCACTAAAGCCCGCTACGAAAATATCGACATTATTACAGTACGTGAAAACACTGAAGGTATGTACTCAGGTGCTGGCCAAATCGTGAAAAACGAAGGTGAGCTGGCAGAAGCCATGAGCGTAGTAACCCGTGAAGGTTCTGAACGTATTGTTGAGTTCGCCTTTGAACTGGCTCGTCGCGAAAACCGCAAAAAAGTAACTATCGTTCACAAAGCCAACATTCTGAAGTCTACTTCTGGCCTGTTCTTAAAAACTGCCCGTGAAGTAGCATTACGTTACCCTGATATTCAGGCCAGCGAGATGATCGTTGATAACGCTTGTATGCAGCTGGTGATGAACCCACAACAGTTTGATGTAATAGTTACCACCAACCTGTTTGGCGATATTTTATCTGACTTATGTGCTGGTTTAGTCGGTGGTTTAGGTATGGCGCCAGGCGCTAATATCGGCAAAGACTGCGCTATTTTTGAAGCAGTGCACGGCAGCGCGCCAGACATTGCAGGCAAAAACCTGGCCAACCCAAGCTCAGTGATTTTAGCTTCTATCCAGATGCTGGAGTATTTGGGCATGAAAGATAAAGCAGAAAAAATTCTGGCCGCATTAACTGATGTGATTGCATCAGGTGACCGCACCACCCGCGACTTAGGTGGCAGCCACGGCACTACAGACTTTACAGCTGCCATGCTGGAACGTCTGTAA
- a CDS encoding GGDEF domain-containing protein, with protein MILVAEQQSDVKQQLANAVKARKQLEDTYESQFKILSQFVSRLSLACKGIDIDLDNKLARLRQEFAKGTDLEKILPLVESAVEALKNLESRQQAELKKAQSTLTDAGKLLQKQRGLPDQLRRDLRDLLNKVEEPSSTVQAFLPHLTHLTELYQSALATKQQSEQGDAVDDNKYQTICRQISNELTNLLSELAFEGKYGQDIERIRLTLLSDVSIEALLESCLRTIEIIIASVTDERQSAQHFLLKLNEALTGVQQAVVSSLNTSHNIKEKMLLLNQQIEQQITNLTADTKSATSLEQLQSLVSNKLGAITTSLREKEQLEKDERELMLTTLRHMESRLAELEQEAMQFKKRLAEQKFRSLQDALTELPNRAAFDERFELEIRRAQRYGKPLAIALADVDHFKQINDNYGHSAGDKTLKVIAQALKQSLRETDFIARYGGEEFIILFPETHLAELKQPLNNLRERIKKIPFKFKDQNVPISISFGATELKTSDNNRAAFDRADEALYEAKRAGRDLVVLKS; from the coding sequence ATGATTCTGGTGGCCGAGCAGCAAAGTGATGTAAAACAACAGCTGGCAAATGCAGTCAAAGCGCGCAAACAGCTGGAAGATACCTACGAAAGTCAGTTTAAAATCCTGTCGCAATTTGTCTCCAGGTTATCGCTGGCCTGTAAGGGTATAGACATTGATCTCGACAATAAACTGGCTCGTTTACGTCAGGAATTTGCCAAGGGTACCGATCTGGAAAAGATCCTGCCTTTAGTAGAAAGCGCTGTTGAAGCATTAAAGAACCTGGAATCGCGTCAGCAAGCTGAACTAAAAAAAGCGCAAAGCACTTTAACCGATGCTGGAAAATTACTGCAAAAACAACGTGGTTTACCAGACCAGTTAAGGCGTGACCTACGCGACCTGCTCAATAAAGTAGAAGAGCCCTCCTCTACTGTTCAGGCATTTTTACCCCATCTGACCCATTTAACAGAGTTATATCAGTCTGCTTTAGCTACTAAACAACAAAGCGAACAAGGTGATGCTGTTGATGACAACAAGTATCAGACTATTTGTCGGCAAATTTCTAATGAATTAACTAATTTATTAAGCGAGCTGGCCTTTGAAGGTAAATATGGCCAGGACATAGAGAGAATCCGCTTAACTTTATTATCCGATGTCAGCATTGAAGCTCTGCTGGAATCCTGCCTACGCACTATTGAAATTATTATTGCCTCAGTGACAGACGAGCGTCAGTCAGCTCAACATTTCCTGCTGAAGTTAAACGAAGCCCTGACCGGGGTTCAGCAAGCAGTTGTCTCATCACTGAACACTTCGCACAATATTAAAGAAAAAATGCTGCTGTTAAACCAGCAAATAGAGCAGCAAATTACCAATTTAACTGCAGACACTAAATCAGCCACCTCACTGGAACAGCTGCAGTCTTTGGTCAGCAACAAACTTGGCGCTATAACTACTTCTTTGCGTGAAAAAGAGCAGCTGGAAAAAGATGAACGTGAACTGATGCTCACCACCTTACGTCATATGGAGTCCCGTCTGGCCGAGCTGGAACAGGAAGCCATGCAGTTTAAAAAACGTCTGGCCGAGCAAAAATTCCGCAGCTTGCAGGATGCCTTAACAGAATTGCCTAACAGAGCAGCTTTTGATGAGCGCTTTGAGCTGGAAATTCGACGAGCTCAGCGTTATGGTAAACCTTTAGCTATAGCCTTGGCAGATGTGGATCACTTTAAACAGATTAACGACAACTATGGCCATAGTGCTGGTGATAAAACCTTAAAAGTGATAGCCCAGGCGTTAAAACAAAGCTTACGTGAAACCGACTTTATCGCCCGTTATGGTGGTGAAGAGTTTATTATTTTGTTCCCGGAAACACATTTAGCTGAACTTAAACAGCCTCTGAATAATCTGAGAGAGAGGATTAAGAAAATCCCGTTTAAATTCAAAGACCAAAACGTTCCCATTTCAATTTCTTTTGGTGCGACAGAACTCAAAACCTCTGACAATAACAGAGCAGCTTTTGACCGTGCAGACGAAGCTTTATACGAAGCAAAACGTGCCGGTAGGGACTTAGTCGTACTAAAAAGCTGA